The Pseudomonas multiresinivorans DNA window CGGCATGACACCCCACTCTTCGCGTTGGGAACCCTAGCCATCATTGGCCAAGCCTATCAGACCAACTGGTTGTTCGTGGGTCTGGAGCGCCAAAAGGTAGTCACCGTATACAGTCTTTCGACCAAAGCGCTCTACCTTGTTGCCGTACTGTTGTTTGTTCACGACAGCGACGATGCCTGGCTCGTAATCCTGGGCTGGGGATTAGCCCAGCTCTCAGCAGCCGCGCTCTCCATCCTGCAGGTCTACAGAACAAACTTTCGAATCCTGCGACCAAGCATGGTGGAAGTCCTGCAGGAATTTCGTGGCGCGCTTCCCTTCTTCACATCGCGAATTGCGGTGGCCACCTACACCTCGGCGGCTACCACCGTAGTAGGTCTTGCGGGGCAAGTGCAGGCTGCACAGTTCTATGCCTGCCAGCAGGTCTACCGCATCGGATCGGCGTTGCCAGTCAACCAGGTCCTGTATCCATTCATGGCGAAAAACCGCGACTGGCGAGTGTTCCTGCTGGTAACTCTGGGCTCGGCGGGCCTGCTGTCGATATTGGCCGGACTGATCGCTGCATTCTCTGCAGAGATTCTGCAACTCGCGCTGGGTCCTGAGTTCCTCCGGGCGCAATCGACCTTCACCGTGCTGCTAGCCGCCATGGTCGTCAGCTATCTCGCCGCAGCTTTCGGCTATCCAGCCTTCGCTGCCCTTGATCGTCTGGACCAGGCCAACCGCACCGTGGTGATCGCCTCAATTGCCAACGTCCTTGCATTGGGATGCCTCTACATCCTCGATCAGATCAACGCCCTGAACGTCGCTCTGGCGATCCTGGGAACCGAACTGTTTGTACTCACGTTGCGGATACTTGCGCTCCGGCGCATCCAAAAAACCGCCCACTCCCTCTAACTCGAATAACCGCCATGCCAACAATCGCCGAAATCAGAAAATCCATGCCCCAGGACAAGAGCAACTATGATCGCTGGGGAAATCCCGCCGCTTATTTCTGTGCCAGGCCTATTTCCTATCCGATAACTGCGCTATTCGTCTCAGCAGGGCTAAGTGCAAACTTCGCATCTCTAGCATCAATTGCTTTTGCCCTTGCCGCAATCCTCACCGCAGCCATTAGTTACCCAGCCTGGATAATCACCACTCTAATACTTCTTTGGCTAGTACTTGACTGTGTCGATGGAAATATTGCAAGGTTCACTCGAACAGGCTCCCTCAAGGGAGAGTTCCTAGACGCCATCGGCGGATATATAATTACCGCAGGTTTATACATCGCCATCGGCTATGGAAGCGGCGAACAGGATGCCCTTCTTCTTGGTGCTGCTGCCAGCATATTCTCCATACTCTCTCGACTCATATTAAATAAGTCAAATGTTCTATCTGGATCCAAAAGAAACTCCACAGGCGACACCGGAAGTGGCTGGAAAGCACAGTGGTTGCTGTCCATCTATAACCTCTCCGGCATTGGCTTATTACTGACCTATTTGGCCCTACACTTTCAGGCTATTACTGAATTTCTTTTATTCCAAGCAACGCTAGGTGGAATTATCACAATCGCCACGGCCGTTTCTTCCTGGAAAAATCTATAACACTCAACTTCATTAAGACCATCAAAAATGCGCATACTACATATTGCAGAAACTGTGAAGGGGGGAGTTGCCACTTACCTAGAGCTAATCGATGGTAACGTACCTCACGAGCATTATTATCTGATCCCTGCCAGTCAAGAGAACGAGATCGACGTAGATAGGAAAAAATTGATAGCATTCCCAGGCACTAGCCGCCCTCAAAGAATAGCCGGATTATTCCAAGCCCTTGCCAGATTGGAAGGCAAGCAATCCTATGACATTGTGCATTTGCACAGTTCTTTCGCCGGATATGTGCTTATCCTTCAAAAACTATTGAGC harbors:
- a CDS encoding oligosaccharide flippase family protein; translation: MRSIAHLIRHPLAANTLAASLTQLANFLPLLLLPVLTQRLAIESFGTVAMVLSLCQLSLIITDFGYGLSSTYRIARHREDRLLIGKLLGAVFIGKLPLVAIASLITLLVPFFTPAYRHDTPLFALGTLAIIGQAYQTNWLFVGLERQKVVTVYSLSTKALYLVAVLLFVHDSDDAWLVILGWGLAQLSAAALSILQVYRTNFRILRPSMVEVLQEFRGALPFFTSRIAVATYTSAATTVVGLAGQVQAAQFYACQQVYRIGSALPVNQVLYPFMAKNRDWRVFLLVTLGSAGLLSILAGLIAAFSAEILQLALGPEFLRAQSTFTVLLAAMVVSYLAAAFGYPAFAALDRLDQANRTVVIASIANVLALGCLYILDQINALNVALAILGTELFVLTLRILALRRIQKTAHSL
- a CDS encoding CDP-alcohol phosphatidyltransferase family protein gives rise to the protein MPTIAEIRKSMPQDKSNYDRWGNPAAYFCARPISYPITALFVSAGLSANFASLASIAFALAAILTAAISYPAWIITTLILLWLVLDCVDGNIARFTRTGSLKGEFLDAIGGYIITAGLYIAIGYGSGEQDALLLGAAASIFSILSRLILNKSNVLSGSKRNSTGDTGSGWKAQWLLSIYNLSGIGLLLTYLALHFQAITEFLLFQATLGGIITIATAVSSWKNL